The Kiritimatiellales bacterium genomic interval CTTGGACAAACGGACAGGTTGAGCGGATGAACCAGACGTTGAAAGAAGCAACGGTGAAGCGTTAGTACTACGGAACCCATGATCAGCTGAAAGAACATGTACAGACCTTTTTGATGGCCTGTCACTTTTGCCAAACGGCTCAAAACATTACGCGGTCTCTCGCCATACGAATATATCTGCAAAACCTGAACCTGGACTTCTGCTCAGGATCGGTTTAAGTTTGATCCGTTCCGGTACACTGTGGGACTAAACAGCTAATGGGTGTGAGGCATGATAATTTTATTTCCCAGCCATGATGGAACAGGTGGCGTTTAGGTGATGATGTAAAAATTCATAAATCTACAATCGGAAGAAATATTTAATCTTACCTTGATTTTGATGGTACAAAATTGCTACACTTTTATTACAGAAATGAAGTGTAGCAATTGAAAGCTGGAGAATATAGGTTGTTTATTATTAGGATATTACGTTAACATTGCTAAAAAATGGGTTCGACTCCCCTTGCCTCCAGATCATCAGAGATAACTTCTTGATTCATAGATAACTATGTAATTTACAATAAGTTATACTTTTCAAACTGCTATACTTTTACTACACTTTGGAGGCAGTAAAGGTGTTAATTGTAGTTGATATGCAATGTTGCATTATCAGAAATAGTATTTACTACTTCTGCTGCGAGATTCCTTTTCCTAAACCTCAATATTCAATAGATATAAAAGGCTGAGCGGTGGAAATGCCAGGTTAAATTAAACGAAGCAACGCCTCCGTTTGAAAGGATGAGATCAATTCGATATCAAATGCGCGAATGCTTTTTTCTCTGGCTCGCTTCCCCATAGCGATCCGTTCATCTTGCTGCCGGTACATTTGTAAAAGGGTCGTTTTGAACTCTTCCATATCCGCCGGATCAAAAAGCAATCCCGTTTCATTTTCTTCAATCAGGCCTTCAAACCCTTTCAACCGGGCGGCCAAGATCGGCAGGCCGCACGCCATTTCATGCGAGAGTGTGTCAGTAACGTGAAAATTATCTGAGAATTGGCCGATACGCATAACTAAGCCGATGTCCGCTGTGCGGAGCGCATCTACAACATCGCTTTCATAAGGAAGCCAGCCAGTAAAGATAACGCAGTTGTTCATGGCGAGTTCTTCGGCGAGTTTTATTAGATTTTCTTTTTCCGGCCCCGAGCCGACTAACAGATATTTCATATTCGGGATTTGATCTTTTAATTCAGCTAATGCACGGATAATCCGGTCGTTTCCTTTATTCGGATGGAGTATCCCGGGTGAACAATAATAAAATCAGTTTCATTTAAACCAAATTTCCGGCGTGCCGCATATTTATCTCCTGGAGAATAGAGTGATGTATCGCAGGGATTGTATGCGCAGCAAATTATATCGGGCGGGATACCCTGTTTTTCGAGGAATGTTTTTGTATAGGGTACTTTTGTAAAAATCAACGGAAGCTTTCTCCATGACCAATAGTCGATTTTTAACAGTAAATCGCTTAGTTTTCGAAATGCAGGGTGCTGTTCGCTATAGATCACGGTGAAAAAATCCGCGACAGTTATGCTTAAGTTTTTCCCATAAAAAATTAATGAGATAAAAGCACCCAGTGGAAGCGTTTCATCCCAGAACACAGCATTGATTTTCATCAACCGGCAGCGCAATGCGATCCAGGGCAGAGCTGCGTACCAGAAAAGAGTACCAGCCAGTTTACCGGTTGTTGAGCTCCGGTTCATGCAAACGGGCAGACAGTGAACAGTGCAATGTGCCCGGATTAAGGCGGGGACGGGGGCGGTGCTTTTCATGCCGAAATAATGAACTTCAATACCCGCTTCGTTTAGTTTCTGAATAATATATGGAATGGAATGACAGGTTGCCGTATGGCCTGCCGGACCATAACGATGCCAGAACGCTATTTTTTTAGACTTCATGGAATTTTTAAGAGGCGCTATCATACTGTTGCCGGAATATCAGCATTATCTTTCCATCCATACGTGGTCAGGTGTTTTTCAAAAGTCGTTTTTGTTTGATAACCGAGAGAATGAAAAAAATTCTCAACAAATAACGATGTTTGCTTCCCGTTGACAACATGATAAGAGGCGATTGCCGCATAAATAGAATTTTGGGAAATCGTTTTCCGGCAGCCTTCGAGCGCTTCAATTTCTGCGCCTCCAATATCCATTTTTAAAACATCAATATGGTTAATGCCCAGGCTTTCCAGTTCATCATCAAGGCGGCAGACCAGAATAGGGTCTCCATGATATGTATCATTAACTGATACGGAGAGTCCGTTTGCTCCGGACGCATTTAAAACA includes:
- a CDS encoding glycosyltransferase; translated protein: MLHPNKGNDRIIRALAELKDQIPNMKYLLVGSGPEKENLIKLAEELAMNNCVIFTGWLPYESDVVDALRTADIGLVMRIGQFSDNFHVTDTLSHEMACGLPILAARLKGFEGLIEENETGLLFDPADMEEFKTTLLQMYRQQDERIAMGKRAREKSIRAFDIELISSFQTEALLRLI
- a CDS encoding FkbM family methyltransferase, whose protein sequence is MNFSDLFAKIPEVPPKNALRYFLAFNPLVPDFIADFSPVKGYELFRKLKKGDIVVDAGAYPGDYAVYASRKIGPTGRIICFEPTPKNRKILERNLSREKNKNFIIVPKGLWNTSTVLNASGANGLSVSVNDTYHGDPILVCRLDDELESLGINHIDVLKMDIGGAEIEALEGCRKTISQNSIYAAIASYHVVNGKQTSLFVENFFHSLGYQTKTTFEKHLTTYGWKDNADIPATV